Below is a genomic region from Virgibacillus dokdonensis.
AAATTGCAGAAAAATCATAAGCTAAGCGTGTACCTCAAATGTACAAAAAGGAGGTCTCGTGTAATGGATCAATATCCCAATCGAGGAATGAAGGATGTTGAAGAACCCCCAAATTATGGTGAGCAGCGTAAAAACCAAGATTTTGTTGGTATAGAACCAGATAGCTCAAGAGATGAGGAATTTGCTGCTGAGATGACTGCAGATGATGCCGATGATACCGATACAGAAATAGCTGGAGATATGGATGAAAATACTACCTTTGGATGGGTCGGTATTGCCTTATCCATTATTTCTTTCTTTATCTGGCCAATTATCTTTGGTGTAGCTGGCATTGTTCTTGGGTTTATGTCAAGAAGTAGGGGAGCTGATGCATTAGGAAATATTGCTATTGCAGCTGGCGCAGTTTCCATTCTTATCACTTTGTTCATTTTACCATTTGTTTAAAAGGAAGGGTTGCCCCTTCCTTTCATCTATGTAAAATAATAATTAACGATCATATAATAATGTTTTACTATATTTTGGGAAATAATATATTTTACCTGTAGTAAGGGAAAAAGGGTCCGCGTTAGGATTACTCAATTTAAAATCGTTTAAAATACGCTTAACATTCAACTCATTTTGTATATTAGGGTTAATTTGTTCTACAATAGAAAGGACCGTATCATTTGGTTCCACCTTAACGGGGACGACATGAAACATCGTTGGAGAAATCATATCACTATGCTTTTCAAGCTCTATTCTAGAATGGGGGCTTTCTTGTGTGATATCCTGATATATGATATATATAGCCATTATACAAATAAATAAGGAAAATAATTTTTTGGGAAAATCCATCGTATGAACTCCTTATCATGAAACCATTATTTACTCCTAAACGTATACATATATAAGTACTGGAGAGGAGGATACGTTTTTGACTGTATTCGAGATGGAATGGATTGGAATTCTCATTACTGGTTTTGCTACTTTATTCCTTATTGGTGAAGTGTTAGTTAATATGCGAGGACTTTTCGGTCTATTAGGAATAGGGTTTATTACTGTATATTTTGGAGCATATGTTGAAACAAGTTCAATTATTATTATGCTTATTATTTACTTTGTTGGATTATTACTTATTATTATTGATGGGAAATTATTAAATGATGGGACACTTGCAACAATTGGTTTAGCAAGTATGCTTACAGCTGTTGCGCTTCCTTCACCAAGTTTCACATCAGGGTTATATGCTGTATTAGGAGTATTACTAGGTGGTGGGTCGTCACTTTTATTCTTAAAAGTTTTTAAACGTAGAGAAATGTGGAACAAA
It encodes:
- a CDS encoding NfeD family protein, whose amino-acid sequence is MTVFEMEWIGILITGFATLFLIGEVLVNMRGLFGLLGIGFITVYFGAYVETSSIIIMLIIYFVGLLLIIIDGKLLNDGTLATIGLASMLTAVALPSPSFTSGLYAVLGVLLGGGSSLLFLKVFKRREMWNKITLKDQLTKEAGYNSMNETYEGLVGEEGITLTDLRPVGTIRIHRKDYSAISNGQWIEKDTAIKVVQVDGTRILVEKIN